ttcattttcattttcattttcattttcatttttattattattttatttattttatttttttttgttttaaaattattaaaatacaaaaatgtatataatgtttatgtaacaataatatatacatatatttatataaaaaagtcgCTCCTTAATAAGTACAATCTTtgtaacatatttatatgcgcatttaaaaaaataaaaagctACATCTATAAAGTGTAACacaacatataatattgtatatatatatatatatatatatatatatatatatatttatttatatatgtttgtatgtataaggttataataaaattttagagatataaaatatggataataacATCAATATTGATGACGATTTCAATATAGATGTAGATTACATAAAGAAACTATCGGAGAAATACAAACATGTGGATCATCCACTTTTTATGGATGAACTTCCAAAAAAtttagaagaaaatgaagactTAGAAGCtttgtataaaattataactaGTGAGGATAATCCATTGATCTTAGCTCATGATTATAAAGAAGTGGGTAATGATTATTTCAAGGAtggtataaaatattatgatgacGCTGTTATAAGTTATAACAAAGGaattgatatattaaataattatctcAAATCACttgatatacaaaataagaataatagtaagagtaataataacaaaagtaataataataacaacaacaacaacaacaataataataataataataataacaacaacaacaacaataataataataataataataattgtgatGGCATGTGTACAAATCTTTTTCATagtaacaatataaataataaaacaaacgATGATGTTTTTAAACAAAATGTAAAAGAGACCAACAACACAGAATCAACTggcaatattaaaaataacgATATTCTTaagaatgataaaaataagaacatAAAAATAGATATTAATGATGTAAAAGTTTTACTTTCTGATTTATATTGTAATAGAGCTATCatacattataaaaaaaaaagatacatAAAATGTTTAGATGATTGTAAGAATTCATTTtcctttaataataaaaaatataaaagtctTTATTTTGGCATCCTATCttgtaataatatggaaATGTATCATGATgcatgtaaatatataaacaaatttgACGaactattaaaaaatattcaagaCATAGAATCTTATATTAACGTACAAGagtatgaaaaattaaaaaaagatatatttgaAAAGTATGAACATTATTTaagacgaaaaaaaaaagcacaagatgaaagaaaaaaaattgaagaacaagaaaaaaaaaaaattaatcaaATCGAAGATATTCtcaaaaaaaggaatatacaAACTCTACCAAACGtatatgataacaataataatattataccaGTATTGTACCTTGatgaaaatatgtatatacattttacagtatttttaatttattatgaatttaatattatcgaAACTATATTAGACTTTGCAGAAAGTCAATGTATTAtggattattatgatattataaagaaaagaagaGATAaccaaatattatattgttatattgaGTTTCCAGATGATACATTCTTtatgataaataattatttctatatgtgtgatataatgaataaaataaaaaggtttACTCATATACTTTCAATACATATTATCGAAAATGATGTAGCAAATATCAATTTtaagataaataaaaatattacatatctGTAAGTTTTATACACATAGACAagcaaatataaataaaacaaaaatgtgtatatataaaatatatatgtatgtatatataattaattcgtaaaatatttttattcctttttaaaaaaaaaatacgaaCAATTCAGGTGAATACAgccaaaattatttttttttttttttttttttttcacaattttttcatattatatgaatatttggctaatacataatatatatatataaacatatatatatatatatatatatatatatttatttatttatttatttatttatttttcattttaacaAAActtcatttaaaatattccttttttttctgttgtttttataaattactattataacatttaatatttcatacggtcaacaaaattattattattatacaaaaggcgaaagaataatattatgcTCATTAAATGTATTTCTCatatggatatataataaattatatccaagaaattataattacttgaataaatttattcattcttttattcctttaaaaaaaaaaatatttaattcttaTCAGATTATGCGATTTTCTACAAATAAAAGTTCTCTCACTTTTTTCAGTCCGCCCATCGCTCAAAAGTTATTCATCATTTTAAGAATTAACGTATTTTAAGAACTACCAAtggaataattattaaacaaaaaggta
This Plasmodium falciparum 3D7 genome assembly, chromosome: 11 DNA region includes the following protein-coding sequences:
- a CDS encoding tetratricopeptide repeat protein, putative produces the protein MDNNINIDDDFNIDVDYIKKLSEKYKHVDHPLFMDELPKNLEENEDLEALYKIITSEDNPLILAHDYKEVGNDYFKDGIKYYDDAVISYNKGIDILNNYLKSLDIQNKNNSKSNNNKSNNNNNNNNNNNNNNNNNNNNNNNNNNNNNCDGMCTNLFHSNNINNKTNDDVFKQNVKETNNTESTGNIKNNDILKNDKNKNIKIDINDVKVLLSDLYCNRAIIHYKKKRYIKCLDDCKNSFSFNNKKYKSLYFGILSCNNMEMYHDACKYINKFDELLKNIQDIESYINVQEYEKLKKDIFEKYEHYLRRKKKAQDERKKIEEQEKKKINQIEDILKKRNIQTLPNVYDNNNNIIPVLYLDENMYIHFTVFLIYYEFNIIETILDFAESQCIMDYYDIIKKRRDNQILYCYIEFPDDTFFMINNYFYMCDIMNKIKRFTHILSIHIIENDVANINFKINKNITYL